The following coding sequences are from one Triticum dicoccoides isolate Atlit2015 ecotype Zavitan chromosome 4A, WEW_v2.0, whole genome shotgun sequence window:
- the LOC119288672 gene encoding polygalacturonase-like: MGPRKFLLASITTVSVLLYMFPHASSESVALPPESAYGPAAESPDAGARDLSPVPPPMVFDVDDYGASAGGDATEAFLAAWKDACNSSSDPSLLLVPEGKAYLLMPVSFTGPCRATTITAMIRGTLEAPSNRSVWLDGDRRERWITFEDVDSLHVMGGGTLNGHGQEWWINSCKVNKSMKCVAGPTALYFRSCDHLVVDDLEVKDSMQMHVVIANCWKAAVSRLFVTAPGWSPNTDGIHVSNSREVSITNCIISTGDDCISIVSGSEFVWASGIYCGPGHGISIGSLGANKSRAHVSDVLVEKATLVGTTNGVRIKTWQGGEGSAERIIFQDIKMYNVTNPIIIDQNYCDSKKPCSEEESAVAISDIRYNNIHGTSSSKVAVKFICSSAVHCDGIVMQDVSLVGQKGAYLKCSSVNARVITPGFNYPYCTADM; encoded by the exons ATGGGTCCCAGGAAGTTTCTCTTGGCCTCCATTACTACCGTATCAGTTCTTCTTTACATGTTTCCGCACGCCAGTTCGGAGTCCGTAGCCCTCCCTCCCGAATCGGCCTATGGCCCGGCCGCAGAGAGTCCGGACGCCGGTGCGCGGGATCTCAGCCCAGTGCCGCCGCCGATGGTATTCGACGTCGACGACTACGGCGCCTCGGCCGGCGGCGACGCCACCGAG GCGTTTCTCGCGGCGTGGAAGGACGCCTGCAACTCCTCCTCCGACCCGTCCCTGCTCCTCGTGCCCGAGGGGAAGGCCTACCTCCTCATGCCCGTCAGCTTCACCGGCCCCTGCAGGGCTACCACGATCACGGCAATG ATCAGGGGAACGCTGGAGGCGCCGTCGAACCGGTCGGTGTGGCTGGACGGCGACCGCCGGGAGCGGTGGATCACGTTCGAGGACGTCGACAGCCTGCACGTCATGGGCGGCGGGACGCTCAACGGGCACGGGCAGGAGTGGTGGATCAACTCGTGCAAGGTCAACAAATCCATG AAATGCGTCGCCGGCCCGACG GCCCTGTACTTCAGGAGCTGCGACCATCTGGTGGTGGACGACCTGGAGGTAAAGGACAGCATGCAGATGCACGTCGTGATCGCCAACTGCTGGAAAGCCGCCGTCTCGCGGCTGTTCGTCACCGCGCCGGGGTGGAGCCCCAACACCGACGGGATCCACGTATCCAACAGCAGAGAGGTGTCCATAACCAACTGCATCATCAGCACAG GTGATGACTGCATATCCATTGTGTCTGGCTCTGAGTTTGTGTGGGCATCAGGCATATATTGTGGGCCGGGCCATGGAATAAG CATTGGCAGCCTAGGAGCGAACAAATCGCGGGCCCATGTCTCTGACGTGCTGGTGGAGAAGGCCACGCTGGTGGGCACAACCAACGGTGTGCGGATCAAAACATGGCAG GGAGGAGAAGGGTCTGCAGAGAGGATTATTTTCCAAGACATAAAGATGTACAATGTCACTAACCCTATCATCATTGACCAGAACTACTGTGACTCCAAGAAACCATGCTCCGAAGAG GAATCAGCTGTTGCCATAAGTGACATACGCTACAACAACATACACGGAACCAGTTCATCGAAAGTCGCGGTGAAATTCATTTGCAGCAGCGCTGTCCATTGCGATGGCATAGTGATGCAAGATGTTTCTTTGGTCGGGCAAAAAGGGGCCTACCTTAAATGTTCCTCCGTGAACGCCAGAGTTATAACACCAGGATTCAACTACCCTTATTGCACCGCGGACATGTAG
- the LOC119284949 gene encoding uncharacterized protein LOC119284949, protein MSARRPARAQHAAATATVTPRILNLARRSSAAGGRPSRSAARPQQQPRPAPKVVNLGALFEMERRVRGLESAPPSPPCSRAAAREDAAEQEEKWRFQAEILRAECNFLRMEREVALRKLDCHRGQMEAALKTAVETLASGRKKIDGGGEVGVAAALEEGIEDLEEMMQELRVEKASGRRAMSGMRELRRSHGRNFDRQASSLRRRLERMPPADAEPTIKDIREIARPATPPLPPPADHSDGDDHVPGANLSDVEMLRVKMEGMSNGMRERMAEYGRRLEAVAAGGDNAGCQSRKCGSRHSRKASACSQRSWSGSSNASNGSNAAAFRQSASLGASVASEKHQHPQKIVAEDCKLVRSGSCCDCKEIVGKIMKQVRAESEQWTEMQDMLEQVRLEMQELQSSRDTWQRRAIASDISLGSLNSEMLEWKQRAQASEQHAEELQKKVSELQGKLHTFKSHFPTPNLPSRAWSEACRMENPRAAKAQHHHRPPQQQQQDGGKEKEKHVLICRVKHSPSVIPRRSPLQDIGNIALPRRQP, encoded by the exons atgtcggcgcggcggccggccaGGGCCCAgcacgcggcggcgacggcgacggtcaCGCCGCGGATCCTTAACCTGGCGAGGAGGTCGTCGGCGGCGGGCGGGAGGCCGAGCCGGAGCGCGGCCcggccgcagcagcagccccgcccGGCGCCCAAGGTGGTCAACCTCGGCGCGCTGTTCGAGATGGAGCGCCGCGTGCGCGGGCTGGAGtcggcgccgccgtcgccgccctgctCCCGCGCGGCCGCGCGGGAGGACGCCGCGGAGCAGGAGGAGAAGTGGCGGTTCCAGGCGGAGATCCTCCGCGCCGAGTGCAACTTCCTCCGGATGGAGCGCGAGGTCGCCCTCCGCAAGCTCGACTGCCACCGCGGCCAGATGGAGGCCGCCCTCAAGACCGCCGTCGAGACGCTCGCCTCG GGGAGGAAGAAGATAGACGGAGGCGGCGAGGTCGGCGTGGCGGCGGCGTTGGAGGAAGGGATCGAGGACCTGGAGGAGATGATGCAGGAGCTCCGGGTGGAGAAGGCGAGCGGGAGGAGGGCGATGAGCGGCATGCGGGAGCTGCGGCGGAGCCACGGCCGGAACTTCGATCGGCAAGCGTCCTCGCTCCGTCGGCGCCTCGAGAGGATGCCACCAGCCGACGCCGAGCCCACCATCAAGGACATCCGCGAGATCGCGCGCCCGGCAACCCCACCGCTGCCTCCGCCTGCCGACCACAGCGACGGCGATGACCACGTCCCCGGCGCCAATCTGTCAGAC GTGGAGATGCTGCGGGTGAAGATGGAGGGGATGTCGAATGGCATGCGCGAGAGGATGGCGGAGTACGGCCGGCGGCTGGAAGCCGTCGCGGCCGGCGGGGACAACGCCGGCTGCCAGTCCAGGAAGTGCGGCAGCCGGCACAGCCGGAAGGCGAGCGCGTGCAGCCAGAGGAGCTGGAGCGGCAGCAGCAACGCGAGCAACGGCAGCAACGCGGCGGCGTTCCGGCAGAGCGCCTCGCTCGGCGCCAGCGTGGCCTCCGAGAAGCATCAACACCCGCAGAAG ATTGTGGCTGAAGACTGCAAGTTGGTGCGCTCTGGAAGCTGCTGCGACTGCAAGGAGATTGTGGGGAAGATAATGAAGCAAGTGAGAGCGGAATCAGAGCAATGGACTGAGATGCAGGACATGCTGGAGCAGGTCAGGCTGGAGATGCAGGAGCTGCAGTCTTCCAGGGATACATGGCAGCGCCGTGCCATTGCGTCTGACATCAGTCTTGGTTCCTTGAATTCTGAG ATGCTGGAGTGGAAACAACGCGCGCAGGCGTCGGAGCAGCATGCTGAAGAGCTTCAGAAGAAGGTCTCGGAGCTGCAAGGCAAGCTGCACACCTTCAAGTCCCATTTCCCCACCCCAAACCTGCCCAGCAGAGCATGGTCTGAGGCTTGCAGGATGGAGAACCCGCGGGCAGCCAAGGCTCAGCACCACCACCGGccaccgcagcagcagcagcaggacggcggcaaggagaaggagaagcacGTGCTGATCTGCCGCGTGAAGCACTCGCCCAGCGTCATCCCGAGGCGCTCGCCGCTGCAGGACATCGGCAACATCGCCTTGCCGCGGCGGCAGCCGTGA